The following nucleotide sequence is from Acetobacteroides hydrogenigenes.
TGTTCGGCTTGCGGCTAATCCTCTGCTAAGGTTGCTTCGAGACGCGATCATCGCGTCTCTAACCGCCCGAATCAGCGTTTCTGGGGTAGAGACGCATTGCATGCGTCTCGTTCTAATTCAGAACCTAGGTCAAGAGCGAAAGAGCTACCCGCTTCGTTTGCATTTTTTAGACAGATGAAGTGCTCATCAACCGAATGATGCCTATTTACCAGATGCTCGGAAGTACACATCAACCGAGTGATGCCCATTTCCAGATGCCCGTAAGTGCTCATCAACCGAGTGATGCCTATTTACCAGAAGCCCGGAAGTACACATCAGCCGATTGATGCCCATTTACCAGATGCTCGAGAGTGCACGACAAGCAGCTGTCGCCCATTTCCAGACACCCGAATGTGCACGACAAGCAGCTGTCGCCCATTTACCAGAAGCCCGGAAGTGCGCATCAACCGAGTGATGCCTATTTCCAGAAGACCTAAAGTGCACGACAAGCAGTTGTCGTCCATTTACCAGCTGCCCGAAAGTGTACGACAAGCAGCTGTCGCCCATAAAAAATCGTTATTCTATGAAAGAAGATAATATCATAAGCAAAGGTTGCCTAGAGTGTACTCCCCGCCTTTTCAAGGAGGAGTGCCCGAAGGTTGTAGCGAAGCGGAAATCCCGAGAAGCGGGGGTGGGGTGGTTTAAGTCGGATTGTTAAGGCATTACAAGATTTCTCACTTACAACCACCCCCGGCTACGCCGACCTCCCGCCTTAGCGGGAGCAATCGCGCTGATTATAACTTTTGCTACCCATTTATTGGGGTTCAATTCCCACATCGAACTCACATAAAAAAAGGAGCCCTAACGCTCCTCGTTTCTACTTCTTGTGCTTACGATCTCGGCAAACCGATCGATCAGCCCCGCATCCTCCTCGAAGGCAGTGCCCACCACCACCACATCGGCGCCACCATCGAGCACCTCGCATAGGCTCTCCTCGGTACGGATGCCCCCGCCCACAATCACCGGCAGGCTCACATGCTGCTTCACCTGTAAGATGGTCTCCTTCGGAACGTGGTTTAGCGCGCCGCTACCCGCCTCGAGGTAGATCATCCGAAAGCCCAGCAGCTGGGCAGCCGCCGCGGTGGCAAGCGCAATGTCGGGTTTGTTGGCAGGTATGGGATGTGTATTGCTCATGTACTCCACCGAGGTTGTACGGCCTCCATCAACAAGAATGTAGGCGGTAGGGATAACCTCGATGCCGCTTTTCATGATGGGGATAGCGGCGTGCACATGGTTGCCGATCAGGAATTCGGGGTTACGCCCCGAGAGGAGCGACAGGAACAGGATGGCATCGGCCGATGGCGTAAAGTGCGACGACAGCCCGGGAAATAGCACAACAGGCTTCCCGCATCCCCGCTTCAGCGCCACAACAGTATCGTCAACGCTCGAGAAGATGAGGCTTCCTCCCACCAGCACCAGATCTACCTTCGAGTTCGATATCCTATTAATAAGGGTATCCCTCGCGCTTGCATCGCCCACCTTGTCGGGGTCAACCAGCAGCGCCAGCATCGGGCGCTGCCCTATGGTGCTTTGTATATTCTTAAATACCGTCATACTCGCCCCATGCTATAACATGATCATCAAAAATCGAGAATTTAAAGGTGCCGCTTGCATCCAGCGGGTTGAACCTTACCGTCACCTCGCCAGCCGAAAGCTCACCGTTGGCCGCTACCCCATCAACCACCACATCGCGGATAAAATCGACATCGCTGCAGTTGGCCGCCTTAAAGGCCGCCTCCTTGGCGCACCATATAATAGGTAGATAAAGCTTCGCCTCAAATCCTTTAGCGGCGAAGATGGCCGCCTCGCTATCCGCAACAAACTTATGACGGATGGAGGTGTACTTGCGGTTGATGCTCTCCACATCAACCCCAATGCGGCTAATCGGCCCTACGGCGATGGCCGCATAGGCATCGGCGTGCGAGATGGAGATGTACTCGCCATCGGTTTCCAAAGAAGGCCGACCAATGGCGCTATACGTAATTGTAGCCTTACGCCCGAAGACCTTATTGGCGAGCGCCCGAACCGTAAGCCACTGCCGCTTGCGCGACTCGGCCCTAAAGGTATCGTACTGCGCCTGCTCGTCGGCGGTAAGCGCAGCGCTGCTCAGCAGATCCGGCAGCTCCTCCTCAATCTTCCAAAGGTAAACCGACAGCCGTTCGTCTCTGCTGATAAAGGATATGGCCATTGCTATCGCCTCCAGTTAAAGGTATCCACCAACCGAACCACATCCTTCCTGAAGTACTCGACAACTGGAGCCAACGAGTCCTTGTTGGGGCGGGTATAGAAGTAGAGCGCACCGCGAACAAAGTTTTTGGTGCTGTCGGTAAGGTAGAACTGAAGGGCGCTTGCCGCGTTGCCCTCTATATCGTAAAGCGTTCCGTACACCTTGCGCTCGGGAGCGCTGTAGGCCGTTTCGAGAATGGCATCGGCCTTAATGGTGTGCTTGTACACAAAGGCATGTACATCCTCCAGCAGCGTTGGCAGGTCGTTATTGATCCGCTTATAGCTAAGGTGAAGCACCGCCTTGTAGCCTCTAAAGTTGATGTTTACCCAGTAGGGCTCAGCACCAGCCTCCCTGTCGGGAACAAGCTTAGCGTACTTCGGATATTCGAAGCTGTAGGGAAAGCCCGTCGAATCGAAAAGCGCGTACGACTTCTTGGGCAGGGCTATTCTGAAGTACCCTCTAGGCTTTGGCGTATAGTTCCCGCCACACGATTCCATAATCAGCGAAACTAGCCCCACCATAAGAGCCAAATATATATAGGAGCGCTTACTCTTCTTCATCTTTATTCTGTATTGTAACTTTTACCTTTTTAATTCTACGCTTTTCTATAGAGTCTACCTTAAAGGTGAAGCCTCCGTAAACCAGCTCTTCCCCTTTTTGAAGGAAATCGCCCTTAATCTCCAGCAGCAACCCGGCAAGCGTTTCGGCCTCGCCCTTTACCTCTGCAAAAACATCTTCGGCCTCCTCAAAAACCTTCACGAAGTCGTTGAGCAGGGTCTTCCCCTCAAAGAGGTAGGTATTCTCATCCAGCTTCACGTAGTCCTTCTCCTCGTCGTAGTCCGACTCGTCCGATATCTCACCGACAATCTCCTCAAGGATGTCCTCCAACGAAACAATTCCGCAGGTTCCCCCATACTCATCCACAACCACTGCAAGGTGAATCTTCTTTGTTTGAAACTCCTCCAGCAGGTCGTTTATCTTCTTATTCTCGGGCACAAAGTAAGGAGTCCTTATCAAGGATGCCCATCGAAAGCTGCTTTTTTCATCGAGGTAAGGCAATAGATCCTTGATGTATAAAATGCCCTTCACGTTGTCGAGCGAGTCGTCGTAGGCTAAGATTCTGGAATACCCCGATTCTAAAACAACCTTTTTAAGCGCATCGTAGTTTGCCGATATATCAACCCCCACCACGTCTAGTCGGGGAGTCATAATCTCGCTAGCCTCCGTATTTACAAACTCAACGATTCCCTTCAAGATGCTCCTATTCTCCTGCGATTTTGGTTCCGCAATGTCTATGGCATCCGAAAGATCGTTCATCGAAATATTATGAATTGATCTCCTCAGAATACGCTTACCAAACAACCTCGATGATCGAATCAGCAAATACGACAATGGCCTAAACACCTTCACCAGTAGCGAAAGCGGTATAGCCATAAAAAGCACAAACTTAACCGGATAATGCGCAGCCAATATCCTTGGTATTATCTGCCCAAACAGCAGAAGAAATAAGGCTATTACCACAATCTGGCACACGAAGCCCAATATCGGAGTTTGCCCAAAATCTACTATAGAATTAATTATGTACGCCGATAGAATAACCACAGCAACATTTAAAATCCCCCTAGCAAATAAAATGGTGCTCAACAAGTAATCTGACTTGGAAAGTAGCCTTACGGCCTCTACTCCCGACTTCGTATTTTTCTTGTTAAGCTTGTTTTTATCGGAAAGCGTAAGGGAGAAATAGGCAATTTCGGAGCCAGAGATTAGTCCAGAGACAATGAGCAAAAGGATTATTGCTACAAGCAAAAAAGCCAATTCAATTGTAAAGGAATTATAGGTTACAACGAACCCCAAAGACATACTATCCGGGAAACTATCAGCCAAAACGTTCATATTAAGTTAAACTAGCCACGAATGTCGCACATAGCAAATATAGTGTAAAATGCCCCCAATGCAAAACAGGGGAATAGCCAGCCAGCAGTAGAATAACAGGCAAGCTTCTTCTACACCTTAAAATAAAAAGAGGGTATCGCTAGCACGAGACACCCTCTACGCTCCATTTTTAGCGCTGCCTTAGAAAGGAAGATCGTCGCTGCCTTCTGCTTCAATCGCGTCAACCTGACTAGTAATTGCAGCAGAATTCGCCTGACCATACGAATAGCTATCGTTCTGGTTCTCGCCTTCGCGCCTACCTAAGAGCTTCATGGTATCCGCTACAATTTCTGTAACGTACTTCTTAACGCCATTGGCATCGTCGTAGCTGCGCGTACGCAAACGACCCTCAACGTAAAGTTGAGAACCCTTCTTCACATACTTTTCAACGATCTCGGCCAATCCTCTCCAGGCTACAATATTATGCCATTCCGTATTAGTTTGACGTACCCCTTGCTTGTCGGTGTAGGTCTCACTAGTTGCCATACGAAAATTAGCCACCGGAGTGTTAGAGTCAAAGCGCCTCACCTCTGGATCGGCACCGACATTTCCTACAAGAATTACTTTATTAATCATGGTTAAATATTAATTACACGCTTAAGCTACAAATAATTACTCAATCTTTCGTGCTTTTTTTAAAATATTTTTCAACAGGCTCCGCCGCAAGAAAGCCTTCGATAAGCCGTGATGTAGAGTAGTTGTGGATTTCGGACAAATTTATTGCCGAAAATTTTTCTTTCAAAAGTTGCGATTCCTCATCCATTCGAACAACCACAAAACGGGCAAAAATGCGTTGATGGCTCAGCAAATACTTCTTTGGCGACGAAAAGTAGAGCACATCAACCGCTTTCCCCTCGAATAGCTTTGCCCAGTTATCGGTTTCGACAATTTCGTCAACCTCCATCTGCCGATCCGTCTCTATGAGAGGGAACTCATAAAGCGACTTCCAGATATCGTCGTTAACGCGCTTTGCTATGTAGGTCTGACTTCCCTTCTGTGGTATAATATAGGTAAGGTATCGCTCCGTTTTTTTTATAGTTTTCGATTTAACAGGATATTGATCGACCTTTCGGTTTCGGAAAGCGCTGCAAATCTCCATTACCGGGCAAGAAAAGCAGTTTGGCCTCTTAGGAGTACAAACCGTTCCTCCAAAATCCATTATCGCCTGATTGTACACCCCCGGATTCTCCCTGTCAAGCATACTATTCGCAATAACCTTTAGCTCTAACTTGCCTTTTTGTGTGTCTATAGGAGTATCAATGCCGAATAGTCGAGCAAAAATACGGTACACATTGCCGTCTACAGCCGCTACCGCCTCTCCAAAGGCAAAAGCAGCAATGGCCGATGCAGTATAGTCCCCAATCCCCTTTAGCTTGATTAACTCTTGGTATGTTCGAGGAAAAGCACCTTTATGATTGTCCACAATCTCCTTTGCGGTTGCATGCATATTTCGAGCCCTAGTATAGTAGCCCAAACCTTGCCATACCTTCAGTACGCGATCGATGTCGGCATGGGCCAAATCGTAAACCGTTGGGAAGGTATTTATAAAGCGAATATAGTAGTCAATCCCTTGAGCAACGCGAGTTTGCTGCAAAATCACCTCCGAAACCCATATATAGTATGGATTCCCCGTCTCTCTCCAAGGTAGTATTCGCTTGTTAGCAGCATACCACTTAACCAAAACCTGTGAGAATATCATAAGTATCAACTAGAAAAAGCAAAAAAAGCAACCAAAAATAATCCAAATGTGTTTCATTTATAGATATAAATCATATATATTTGCATTCTGAATAAAGCATAACAATTCAAACGATTGATAATTAAAGCTTTTAACCATGACAAAGGCAGATATCGTAAACGAGATTTCGAAAAATACCGGAATTGAGAAAGTAACTGTGCAGAAGACAGTTGAAGCATTTATGGAGGCAATTAAGGACTCTTTAGTGAAGGACAAGAACGTTTACTTAAGAGGATTTGGTTCGTTCATCGTTAAGAAGAGAGCTCAAAAAACAGCTCGCAACATTTCGAAGAACACTACCATCATCATTCCTGAGCACAACATTCCTTCGTTCAAGCCTGCTAAGAGCTTCACTGGCAAGGTGAAAACTTCGGTAAAATCGAGCAAATAGTTAACCTTTTAAATAATCAGAATCATGCCAAGCGGTAAAAAAAGGAAGAGACATAAAATGGCTACTCACAAGCGCAAAAAACGCTTAAGAAAGAACAGGCACAAAAAGAAAAAATAGGTGACTAGCCATTAACCTAAAAAGAACATCAAACCTAAAGAGTCTTTTTGATTCTTTAGGTTTGTTTCATTAAACAGGTAAGAAAAGGAGAAAAGTGAGTAACGAACTTATTATTGACGTTAGCAAGGCTGAGATTAGCATAGCGCAACTCGAAGACAAAAAGCTCGTTGAGCTCCATAACGAACGCCGCGAAGAAGGCTTTTCGGTTGGAGACATCTACATCGGAAGGGTTCGCAAGCTGATGCCAGGCCTAAATGCGGCTTTTGTTGACGTTGGTTACGAAAAGGATGCCTTTCTCCACTATCTTGATCTTGGACCTCAATTCAGCTCTCTGTCTAAATTTTTGATTCAGGCGACAGCACGCAAGCCCAAATCTAACCCTTTCTACTCCATGAAAATGGAGCACGACATCGACAAGAACGGGAAGATATCCTCGCAGCTTACCCCTGGACAAAACATTTTAGTACAAATAGCGAAGGAACCCATTTCCACCAAAGGCCCTCGTTTAACATCAGAAATCTCGATTGCTGGACGCAACATGGTTCTGATGCCATTTTCCGAGAAGATATCAGTATCTCAAAAAATCAGTTCGAACGAGGAAAAAAAACGCCTTAAAAAGCTTCTCGAAAGCATCAAACCGCAACACTACGGAGTAATAGTCCGTACCGCTGCCGAAGGGAAAAAGGTAGCCGTTCTTGATGCCGAGCTCAAGGAACTTGTCCGAAGGTGGGAAATGGTTTACGAAAAGCTACGAACAACCCCGGTACCCAGCTTAGTACTCAGCGAAATGAACCGAACAACCGCCATCCTCCGAGATGTGCTCAACGGTTCTTTCACAAATATCTACGTAAACGACGATTCGGTTTACGAAGACATAAAAGAATACATCAGCAGCATTGCTCCTGATAAAGAAAAAATTGTAAAGCTGTACAAGGGCAACGTTCCCATTTTCGACCAGTATGGGGTATCCAAGCAGATAAAGGCATCCTTTGGTAAGACAGTTTCGTTTAAAAGCGGCGCTTACCTCATCATTGAGCATACCGAAGCGCTTCACGTTATCGACGTCAACAGCGGCAACCGCAGCAAGATGCTCGACAACCAGGAGGCCAATGCCCTTGAGGTAAACTCTACTGCTGTGCAGGAAATCGCCCGCCAGCTAAGGCTGCGCGATATGGGAGGAATTATTGTTATTGACTTTATCGACATGCATGGAAACGAGAATAAGCAGAAAATTTTCGACAAGATGCGTGAGGCAATGGCCACCGATAGAGCTAAGCACAACATTCTTCCTCTAACCAAATTTGGGCTAATGCAAATTACCCGTCAACGGGTTCGCCCAGAAATGCACATCAACACAACGGAACAGTGTCCAAGCTGCCAAGGAACCGGTCAAATTAGCCCTGCCATTATTTTCGATACGCAAATCGAAAACCAGATGGCCTACTTTTTAGAGGAGCGTAAGCTTCGGTGGATAAAACTAATCGTTCATCCATACATTGCAGCATACCTGAAACAAGGATTTTTCTCTAAACGATTCGAGTGGATGTGGAAGTACAAATGCTTCATTAAAATTGCCGAATCGCAATCATTCTCGTATATGGAGTTTAAGCTGTACGACAAGTATGGCGATCAAATTACCCAGGAAAGCATAGCAATGCTACAAAAACCGGATGAAGAAGAATAACCTATAACAAAAAACGCCTCGCAAGAGGCGTTTTTTGTTTGAATGAAAGAAAAAATATTAATAAAAAAAAAGAAAAAGCTACTTAAAAAGAAGTTCTACAATAGTTGCTATCCCAATCAGCATCACTACTGCTCCAGCGATCTTATTAATCCACCACAACTGTCGTATGCGGAACCTTTTTCGGTACATATTTACAAAAGAGGTAAGCGTAAACCACCACAACGAAGCTCCAAAAAGCACACCTCCCAAAATAGCACCTGCGCTCATAAAGTTTTCGCCATCAGCAACCACATTCACATAGGCGAAAAGTGCAACAAAAAGAAAAATTGCCATTGGATTCGAAACAGTTAGCAAAAATACAGAAACGAAGTCCTCAAACAACCGATTCTTTTGCCTTCTATTCTTGCGCATTTGGGATATCGGATTGGTCATAAATATTTTCAAACCGAGTAGAAAAATCAATATTCCCCCGCCAATTTGAAACTCAATCTTCCATTCCTCTACAAAATCCATTATAAAGGTAAGGCTAAACCCTGCGATTGTCGCAAATACAGTGTCTGCAAAAGCAGCACCCATGCCTGAAAAAAAACCGGATAACCGACCTTTATTTATTGTCCGCTGCACACACAACACGCCAATAGGACCAAGCGGAATGGACGCTAACAACCCTACAATTATACCTTTTAAGAGTAGCATCAATTCCATGCTCTATGCCAGTTGTAACGTGTTTTTCATAGCGGACAAATATCTATAAATAGAGCCAAATTAACAAACCGCATCAATAGTTTTTAAGATTTAGAATGTTATAATTTGTATAGCATATGCGCCATAAAGAACGAATATCGATGTTCTCTTGTCTAAAATTGTTTCAAAATAGAGGTTCAATATTCAGAAAAAAGGCTTGGAATTAAACCAAGCCTTTAGGATAGAAAGAAAACTATTTCAAGAATTTAATTGTACCGCTTAGAACTTCACCTTTGCGCTTTACTGATTTATTGACGCCACTAGGTTTACTAACAACTGTATAAACTTTCATACCCTTTGTATCAAGCACCTGGCTCACAACATCCCCATTTGCAGTAATCCATCCTACAAAATGGATATTATCTTCAACAAGAAAGTAGCTTATACTTTCACTACCCTCTTCCCGCTCACCATCAATATTCACACTAGTCCATGTAATTGTCGAATCGGACTTAAACGATTCAAAAACGGTGTACTCAGGATATGTTAACCGCAAGCGTTTTCCAATTACCCTTGTAGAATCAGAGGACTCTTCGGAGGTTACCACAATTCTATCCTCTCCTTTTTTTTGTTGTTGACAGGAGATGGTTCCTACAAGAACGACTCCTATAAGTAGGTGCAAAACCTTCATTGGTTTAGTTTATTTTATATGAATAACACTCGTTAACCTAACAATGTTGAAAACAGAAGTATCAAAAAAGCTAAACGAAAGCATTTACATACAACAAAAAAGCCCCAGCAATTCGCCGGGGCTTTTATATTCGGAAGAATACTAAATCTAGTGTTTCTTAATCCAATTAAGTGCATTAACAAAAGGCTCTATCCAAGGTGATACCTCTTCGTTTTTGCGAGCCGATGGGTAGTGTGCCCACTGCCAAGGGAAGATTGCACGCTCGAAGTGTGGCATTATGGCTAAATGGCGACCATCTGCCGATGCTACGCCTGCAGCATTGTACATAGAACCGTTTGGATTACCAGGGAACTGTTCGTAGCTATACTTGGCAACAATGTTGTAACGACCTTCCTCATATGGGAAGTTGAACTTACCCTCGCCATGCGCAACCCAAATACCTAAAGTCTGCCCTTCCATCGAGCTAAACAGAACAGAGTTGTTCTTTGGCACATCTATGGTTAAGAAGGATGACTCGTACTTATGGGTATCGTTGTGGAGCATCTTATGCTTCTGCTCATGCTCGGGGTAAACCAGACCTAATTCGGCCATTAGCTGACAACCGTTGCAGACACCCAAACTAAGCGTATCCTTACGGGCATAGAACTTATCTAACGCTTCTTTTGCCTTAGGATTGTAAAGGAATGCACCTGCCCAACCCTTTGCCGAACCAAGAACGTCGGAGTTAGAGAATCCTCCTACGAATACGATGAAATTCACATCTTCGAGCGTCTCACGTCCGGTGATAAGATCGGTCATATGAACGTCCTTAACGTCGAAACCTGCTAGGTAAAGCGAGTAGGCCATTTCGCGATCGCCATTTGAGCCCTTTTCGCGGATAATGGCAGCCTTTACGCCACTTGGTGTTCTACGCTTAGGATCGATACCAAACTGAGCAAACGTTCCTGTAAAGTTTGGGTTAAACTTATACTGGCGCTCCTGCTTCTTGTAGTTCTCGAAACGCTCTTTGGCCTTTTGCTCGCCGCTTTGCTTACGATCAAGCAAGTATGAAGTCTTAAACCACTTATCGCGAAGCGATGGAATATCGAACGAGAAGTTAGTTCCATTAACGGCAACCTCAACAGCACTACCAGCAACAGGCGCACCAACTACTGCGTAGCTCAACCCTGCAGCCTTCAGCGTTGCGGTAACACCATCGACATCGGCAACCTGAATAAGCACCGATGGCTTTTCGCTAAAGAGAACCTTAACTGCATCAGCCTCGCCTAGCGAAGAAAGATCAACCTTTAATCCTAGTCCGTTGTGCGAGAAGGTCATCTCGAGAAGAGCAGTTAGAAGTCCGCCTGCAGAGATATCATGTCCAGCAAGAATCTTACCCTCTTCAACCAAGTTCTGCAATGTGTTGAATGCAGTCTTGAAGTATGCAGCATCTGCAACGGTTGGCGTATCCTCTCCAAGGCGATTTACCACCTGTGCGAAAGAACTACCACCTAGACTGAATGCGCTCTTCGAGAAGTCAACGTATATTAAAGAAGTCTTCGTATCGTTTTCGAGTGCTGGACTTACCACCTTGCGGATGTTGGTTACCTCGCCAACAGTAGAGATAATAACGGTTCCGGGTGAGTAAACTACTTCTCCATCCTTATACTTTTGGGTCATCGATAACGAGTCTTTACCCGTTGGGATGTTTACTCCAAGAGCTACAGAAAAGTCGCTAACGGCCTTTACAGCTTTGTATAGTCGAGCATCTTCGCCTTCGTTCTTACATGGCCACATCCAGTTTGCGCTGAGCGATACACCCTCGAGCTTTTGCTCGATTGGAGCCCAAACAAGGTTGGTAAGCGCTTCGGCAATCGATAGGATAGAGCCATTTTCAGGATCAACCATGGCACTTACTGGCGCATGACCAATTGAGGTGGCAATACCACGCTCTCCCTGATAGTCCATTGTTACAACACCAAGGTTGTTTAGCGGCAGCTGAAGCGAACCTGTGCACTGCTGATGGGCAATACGACCTGTCACCGAACGGTCTACCTTATTGGTAAGCCAATCCTTACAAGCCACAGCCTCTAGCTGAAGAACCTGCTCGATATAGCTCTGGATTTTTACCTTATCGTAAGCAACCTCGGCGAACTTCTCGACCTTAGCGTTATCGCGCATAAAGGTACGAGGTGGCTTTCCGAAGAAGTGCTCCAGCTTTAAGTCAATTGGCTTTTCGCCAGTTTGCGGATTCTCGAATGAGAATCGCATATCGCCGGTGATTTCACCTACAACATACATTGGAGCACGCTCGCGATCGGCAACATTTTTAAGCCACTCGGCATCCTTCTCCTTAATAAGAAGTCCCATACGCTCCTGGCTCTCGTTACCTACAATTTCTTTTGCCGATAGCGTTGGATCGCCAACAGGCAGCTTAGTTATATCAATCTTTCCACCTTTTTCCTCAACCAACTCCGAGAGCGCATTAAGGTGACCACCAGCACCATGGTCGTGGATGGATACTATTGGATTTTCATCTCTTTCTACAATGGCGCGAATGGCGTTGGCTGCGCGCTTCTGCATTTCGGGGTTAGAGCGCTGTACGGCATTTAGCTCGATGCTATTGGCGTACTCGCCTGTGGCAACCGACGAAACAGCTCCACCGCCCATACCGATGCGGTAGTTATCGCCACCCATTACTACAACCTTATCGCCAACTTCGGCGTGACCTTTTAGGCTATCGGCCTTCTTGCCCCAGCCAACACCACCGGCAAGCATAATCACCTTGTCGAAGCCAAACTTCTTGGCATTCTCGAAGTGCTCGAAGGTAAGTACGCTACCGCAGATTAGCGGTTGTCCGAACTTGTTACCGAAGTCGCTGGCACCGTTCGATGCTTTTACAAGAATCTCTTCTGGAGTTTGGTATAACCACTCGCGAGGCTGTGTAGCCTGCTCCCACTCGCGATTTTCTTCGCAACGTGGGTATGATGTCATGTAAACAGCAGTACCGGCAATTGGAAGAGATCCCTTACCCCCTGCAAG
It contains:
- the purL gene encoding phosphoribosylformylglycinamidine synthase, whose protein sequence is MILFFKGTSPVFYAVDVKHPLSDEDIAKLCWLFGDATAIKESALSGFYVGPRREMITPWSTNAVEITQNMGIGGIFRIEELFEVASADAQYDHMLQRLYTNPGQEIFTINKQPEPILYIENIDEYNKIEGLALSQEEVEYLNDVSRQIGRKLTDSEVFGFSQVNSEHCRHKIFNGTFVIDGEEQEKSLFQWIKRTSQEHPGRLVSAYKDNVAFIEGPKAEQFAPATHDKPDYFQVKDIETVISLKAETHNFPTTVEPFNGAATGTGGEIRDRLAGGKGSLPIAGTAVYMTSYPRCEENREWEQATQPREWLYQTPEEILVKASNGASDFGNKFGQPLICGSVLTFEHFENAKKFGFDKVIMLAGGVGWGKKADSLKGHAEVGDKVVVMGGDNYRIGMGGGAVSSVATGEYANSIELNAVQRSNPEMQKRAANAIRAIVERDENPIVSIHDHGAGGHLNALSELVEEKGGKIDITKLPVGDPTLSAKEIVGNESQERMGLLIKEKDAEWLKNVADRERAPMYVVGEITGDMRFSFENPQTGEKPIDLKLEHFFGKPPRTFMRDNAKVEKFAEVAYDKVKIQSYIEQVLQLEAVACKDWLTNKVDRSVTGRIAHQQCTGSLQLPLNNLGVVTMDYQGERGIATSIGHAPVSAMVDPENGSILSIAEALTNLVWAPIEQKLEGVSLSANWMWPCKNEGEDARLYKAVKAVSDFSVALGVNIPTGKDSLSMTQKYKDGEVVYSPGTVIISTVGEVTNIRKVVSPALENDTKTSLIYVDFSKSAFSLGGSSFAQVVNRLGEDTPTVADAAYFKTAFNTLQNLVEEGKILAGHDISAGGLLTALLEMTFSHNGLGLKVDLSSLGEADAVKVLFSEKPSVLIQVADVDGVTATLKAAGLSYAVVGAPVAGSAVEVAVNGTNFSFDIPSLRDKWFKTSYLLDRKQSGEQKAKERFENYKKQERQYKFNPNFTGTFAQFGIDPKRRTPSGVKAAIIREKGSNGDREMAYSLYLAGFDVKDVHMTDLITGRETLEDVNFIVFVGGFSNSDVLGSAKGWAGAFLYNPKAKEALDKFYARKDTLSLGVCNGCQLMAELGLVYPEHEQKHKMLHNDTHKYESSFLTIDVPKNNSVLFSSMEGQTLGIWVAHGEGKFNFPYEEGRYNIVAKYSYEQFPGNPNGSMYNAAGVASADGRHLAIMPHFERAIFPWQWAHYPSARKNEEVSPWIEPFVNALNWIKKH